One genomic window of Candidatus Zixiibacteriota bacterium includes the following:
- a CDS encoding elongation factor Tu: protein IAMEKELRFAIREGGRTVGAGVISEIVE from the coding sequence ATTGCGATGGAGAAGGAGTTGCGCTTTGCGATCCGTGAGGGCGGCCGGACCGTCGGCGCCGGAGTCATCTCGGAGATTGTTGAGTAA